Genomic segment of Polycladomyces abyssicola:
ATGGAGGCGGGCGTCCGGTGAAAGAACATCGACCGAGAATCGTCATCGCCGGGACAGGTAGCGGTGTGGGTAAAACCACGATTACACTGGGGTTGATGGCGGCGCTTCGCAGAAGAAACATGACAGTCCAGGGGTTCAAAGCAGGACCGGACTACATTGATCCCACTTATCATACTGCGTTGACAGGCAGACTATCACGCAACCTGGATGTGTGGATGATGCCCCGCAACCGCGTTCGGGAAATTTTTTTACGCGGGAGTGAAGGAGCGGACCTGTCGGTCGTGGAGGGTGTGATGGGCCTTTATGACGGGAAAGATCCGCTGAGCGACACCGGCAGTACGGCCGACATCGCCATCCTTCTGCAAAGTCCGGTTGTTCTGGTCGTCGACATCCACAGCATGGCACGAAGCGTCGCGGCGATCGTGATGGGGTTCCAACAACTCAATCCCGAGGTGGCCATCCGTGGTGTCATCGTCAATAAAGCCGGCAGTGAAGGACACTACCGGTTGGCCAAAGCGGCCATCGAGCAGGAATGCGGCATTCCCGTCCTCGGATGGATTCCCCGCCATGCCGAACTGGACATTCCGGAGCGTCACCTTGGCTTGATTCCCGCCGTCGAACGTGGGGAGCTGCAACCCTTGTTTGAACGGTTGGCCGATGTGATTGAGCAAGGAGTGGATCTGGATACCTTGCTCTCTCTCGCCGATGAGGCTCCAGCGATGGCGTGGCCGGAGGAGCGCCTTTTCGTTCCTGTCGCCGTGGTCGAGGGTGAGCGCCCGGTGATCGCAGTCGCCCGCGACGCCGCCTTCCATTTTTACTACCCGGAAAATCTGGAGCTGTTGACACTCGCCGGTGCCGATCTGCTGTTTTTCAGCCCATTGGCGGGAGAGACCGTCCCGGAGGAGGCGGATGGATTGATGATCGGCGGCGGGTTTCCCGAGGAGTTTGTGACGGAGCTGGCACAGGCCGAGGACGTGAAAGACTCCATCCGCCGTAAAATCGCCGCGGGTTTGCCCACGTTTGCCGAATGCGGCGGTTACATGTATCTTTGCGAATCGATCATCGACCGTCAGGGACGTGAACATCCCATGATCGGGGTAATCCCTGCCAAGGTAACGATGCGGGATCGGTTGACGGCGTTGGGATACCGGGAAGTGACAGCATTGTCCGATTCCGTCTTGTTGAAAAAAGGGGAGAAGGCGAGAGGACACGAATTCCATTATTCTGCCCTGACGCCAGAAACGGAAGACTACCCCCGCGCATACGCTTGCGAAGGTCGGTTTGGCACCCGATTGGAGGGTTACGTCAGGGGAAACGTGTTGGCCGGGTATGTCCATCTCCATTTCGCTTCCCGTCCGGAGATGGTCCGGCGATGGTTGTCGATCTGCAGGGAATACGGCAAGCGGAGGGGCGGTGTATGACACAGGTGAACGAACAACGTCTGGATATGGACCCGGGGACGGGAACATTGGTACCGAAGACGCGAAAAGGTTTGACGCTGGTCTATACCGGTGAAGGAAAAGGCAAAACCACGGCCGCGCTGGGACTGGTGCTGCGGGCAGTGGGCCGGGGCATGAAAACGACGGTGTTGCAGTTTATCAAATCCCCGCAACGAACCTATGGTGAGCAAATCGCCTTGGAGCGGTTGGGGGTGCCAATCCGTCAACTGGGCGTAGGCTTTACCTGGACCCGTACGCCGGAAGAGCACCGGGCCGCCTTGGAAACCGCCTGGCAGACCGCCAAACAAACTGTCATGAGCGGCAAGTACGACTTGGTGATTCTCGATGAGATCAACAACGCACTGGCCATTCAGAAGTTTCCCATTGAGGATGTATTGCCGCTACACGAGGTGTTGGAGGTGATCGAGCATCGTCCGTCCCACGTTCATCTGGTCTTGACCGGTCGGCATGCGCACCCGGAAGTAATCTGTCGGGCCGACCTCGTGTCGGAGATTCACGCCGTCAAGCATTACTACGATGAAGGTATTCCCGCCGTCAAAGGGATTGAGTTTTAGAGGGAAAGGAGATCAGGATGGCCAAGGCGATCATGTTGCAGGGTACGGGTTCCGATGTGGGCAAGAGCGTGTTGTGCACTGCCTTTTGCCGCTATTTTTTTGAGGAAGGATATCGGGTGGCGCCGTTCAAATCGCAAAATATGGCGCTCAACTCCGCCATCACTGCCGATGGAGGCGAAATCGGGCGTGCCCAAGGTGTCCAGGCAGAAGCAGCGGGGATCGAACCGACCGTCCATATGAATCCCATTCTCCTCAAACCAAAAGGGGATATGGTCTCCGAAGTGATCGTGCACGGGCGCCATTATGCCGACATGGAGGCGGACGCCTATCGCGGAAGCGTATTGGAAAAAGCGTTGCCCGCAGTACGCCGGTCCCTGTCGATTCTGTCCGAAGCATACGAGGTGCTGGTGATCGAGGGAGCGGGAAGTCCGGCGGAGATCAACCTGAAAGATCGGGACATCGCCAACATGCGGGTGGCTGAACTGGCCGATGCCCCCGTTATTCTCGTCGGGGACATCGAACGGGGTGGCGTGTTCGCTTCGTTGGTGGGCACATTGGAGCTTCTGGACCCGGATGAGCGGGCAAGGGTAAAAGGCTTTATCATCAACAAATTTCGCGGCAAACGGGAACTGCTTGATCCCGGAATTGAATGGTTGGAACGGCGGACCGGCATCCCCGTACTGGGTGTGGTACCCTATCTGGAAACCGGAATTGACCCGGAAGATTCGCTTTCACTGGAGTCGCTCCGGTTGAAAATGCCCGCATCCCGAGAGTTTGTGGACATCACCGTGATTGGCCTGCCCCGGATTTCCAATTTCACTGACTTTCTTCCGTTGGCTGACGCCCCCGACGTCCGTCTCCGTTATGTCCGATCGGCCAAAGAACTGGGCGAACCCGACGCGGTGATTCTTCCCGGCACCAAAAACACCGTTGAGGATTTGGCGTGGTTGCGTGCATCGGGGTTGGCCGAGTCCATCCAACTCCTGCGAAACCAAGAAGTGGAAATTGTCGGCATCTGTGGAGGGTATCAAATGTTGGGGCACTCCCTGCACGATCCCGATGGAGTGGAATCCCATCCCGGCATCCACCCGGGGTTGGGCATGTTGGACATCCGGACGCACTTTATTTCGGACAAACGGACGGTTCGGGCATCCGGAGAAATCCTGATCGAATGGGCCGGTGGGGTAAGCGTCTCCGGATATGAAATCCACATGGGCAGAACCGAGCGGGGAACGGATGCGAGCCCGGTGTTACAATGGTCGGACGGGCGCATGGATGGCGCGGTGTCGGCTGACGGAAGCGTATGGGGCACCTATCTGCACGGGTTGTTCGATAACGTGCCATTTACCCACGCCTGGATCAATCGTTTACGCAGGAAAAAGGGTTTGCCGCCCCGTTCCAAGGAGCATCTTGGTCGGCGCGCGGACAGGGACGCAATGTATGCCCGACTGTCCCGTTGGATTCGCGAGTATGTGGACATGGAACGGGTGAAGCAGATCATAGGGCTGTAGGAAGCCATGCTCCATTGATTTACGTGTCTAATCAAATTTTTCTCACAATGTTTGACTGGAACCTAACATTTTAATTTGAATAAATCAGACCCCGTCCCCAAACGACGTGGGGATTCGTTTCCAAGACGGTAAATAAGAAACAATCACATTGCCCATGATCAGTCTTTCTTTAAATACGGACGGCATGACGAATCCTATACGCATGCACGTTCAGTCCTTTTCACTGGTATTAGTTGTATTTGTTTATCTAGGATAGAGGATGTTGGAATATGCGGCTACCCTTTCGATAAAGGTTTTCAAAACATCTGTTCATTCCTGCTGCATGCGGATGATTTCTGATTAAACGGGGTCGATTTGAAATTGAAGTCTTTATCATGGGTGGTATGTTAAAACCGATTCGAATTTGGGCGTATATACGCGGAATTGCAGATGTCAGGCTTTAGCCGTGGTAGACGTCACAAGAGGGTTTTGAGCTCCATGTTCCCTGTAGTACAAGTTTCATGTAATGTAGTCGAAGCCGGTTAAAGTCTCGTTCTGTAAGCTCAAAACGCCCCACACTATTTATTTTAGGAGCAATATCAAGATATTTAGATAGCAACAAGCGGACAGTCCGATAATTAAGGTTCAGACGGCGGGCAGCTTCGTGTAAAGACATGGTTACTTCTTGTCCCTTTTCCAATTAAGGAAACCTCCCGTCAATTTTTTACACAATCTTTCGTCAGCCACCCACTCCATTTCCTTCCATTCGACCAAAAATCCCATTTTAAGACAAAAAAGAAGCCACATTTTAATCCCTTTACTGGCAAGTTTTTTGCCATCGATCAGTGGGATAGCAAGGATTCGCCGCGACGCCACAAGAAGTGGCGTTTTTTATTGCCATATTTCACTGTTTGTTTGACAGTATGCCTGACCACAGTAGACCTTAGTAGTATCAAAAACGATCGTTTTTCATACTTTACCGACGAAACCCCCTGTGTTGCCGACAAACAGGCTTTATTTCGGTCTCAAAACTCAGTATCAAAATCAAAGTCTCAATAGCGACCGTTTCAACGAGTTATGAGACAATGAAGGAGAATCCGCTAGGTTGCAAGCCCTAGACGGGTTTTGCGAAGGCCTCTCTCGGTTCCAGATCGGAAACAAAACTCATCATGGGGTTTGTTCGGATATCCGTGCTAATGATGTTAAATAGTTATAATATTTGGTATAACCATTTATTTGATTCTTTGGAGAGGAAGATCATTTGATGAACCGCACTGTGAAGTACACGCTGTGGGCGCTTGTGACGGTCTTGGTGGAGGCTGGGCTGACCTGGGCGGTGGCCAGGGCGCTGTCCATGCCTTTTGAAGAAATCGCATTTTTCATCGCCGTGATCGGTGCAGTCGTGGTGTATTTATTCAGCAGCCAGGGTGGTTTCGGTTCGTCCGCGGTGAATCTGGATGTTCAAGCGTCCACCGGGATAAAGATGGAGCATGAAGAGCATAAGGTATTCAGGAATCCGCTCTTGGTCGGCTCCATCCAGTACTTGTTGGTGGTGATCGGTTTGACCGTGGTGGCGTACAGGGAGCATTTTTGATTCGATGCACATAGGCTGATCCATGATGGGGCGGGTCTTTCACCCTCCAATTTTGCCGGTTCAGTCGAAAATGCCCGAGTGGAAATGACATGGAGAAGTTGGCCTCCAACAATGTTTTTCCATCGCCCTAACTTTCGATACGCGATTTATTATCGCTATTGGGAAACAGGAACAAAAAACAGAAGGAACGAATAGGGTACTCAATTTACTTAAGAGTAGGGGGTTACCTATGAAACCGCTAGTAGGGATCGCGGTTCTTTTTCCGGAAAAAACGATAAATGGAGATTCCTTGGACACGGGCCTGCGGGTTCAAGTCTCGGAATAAAGGGACCTGCTGCAATGCATTCCATTTTCCATAAAAATATTCCTTTCTCTGAGTTGATTTTATTTATTATAATAAATGCAGTGCTAACCGATTTACCACATGCTGAATAGAGAAAACGAAGCCGATGATAAATTTAAAGACGGATAAATCTATTTTGAGAAGGGGAAACGATTTTGGTAAAGATCATTTTATTTTTTCACGTCCTAGGGGCGATTGGAATGGGATTCTACCTCTTATTGCCCTTTTTATTGCAAAAAATGTTTATTCAAAAAAGATCCGTTCTCCGAGTATTGTACCGGATGAACTTTATCACTCAATGGATTCTCGTCGTTCAATTGTTTACGGGCGGTTTCTTATATACGCAAGGAGAATATTCCACCCGGTGGACGATGCTTGTGGCATTCACTTATGTGGCGATCGGTGCTTTCGGTGGGTTGTTTGGCTATCACATCCGTCATTTTCTTAAGTCCCCCGGTCAATATGAACTTGAACCATGGATGCGAAAAGTTCGCTTTCTCGCTATCCTTACGACTGTCTCCATGTTCATGATAATCGTATTGATGTTATTTCCCTAGGGGGTTATCTAAAAGGTGATGAAGCCTATAGAGGAGATCGATTCCAGTGAGTCTACATGAGGAGAAAACGGATAAAAAAAACCGAACCGTTCCTTTTTCTCTGTCCACCGTACCTTTTCTTGTTTCCATCGTGGGATTGATCGCTGCATTAAAATTTATAAAAATCCCTTTGTATTCTGGACTTATGGCGGGATGGCTGACAGCCGTAGTGATATCCCTCTTCCATGGAGGGACATTTAGGTCAGTGGTTCGCGCGACATCTCAAGGGATGAAGAGCACTTTTTTCGTTGTCGCCATTCTCTTGCTGATTGCTGGAATCATCTCAGTATGGCTTGCTTCTGGGACGGTCCCGGCCATGATTTGCTATGGGATACAATTGATTCACCCCAAGTTTCTTGTTGTGACCGCTTTTTTACTCGCAACGGTCTCGTCGATGGCACTAGGCTCTTCTGTAGCGACCCTATCCACCATGGGAATTGCTATTGCAGGGATAGCACAAGTTTTTAATCTATCCCCCGCACTCATCGGAGGTGCACTCATCTCCGGTGCGATGGTTGGAGATCGCACATCACCCGTTTCAGGAACATTTCACTTGGTTGCCCATATGACAGAAACCAAAGCGGAAGATAATTACAAACCAATGTGGCAGACGGGAATACCGATGATCGTCCTATGTATCCTTCTCTTCTTTTACCTTGGGTATGGCAAAGCTTCCGGGAGTCTTCATCCCATGAGCCATCCCTTACTGAAAGAATTAATCCTACATTTTCAAATGCCCTGGTACGTGTTGATCCCTCCTATTCTAGTGCTCATACTGGCCATGTTTCGTGTTTCTATTCTGCTGAACCTCGGGATCGGCATCGTATTGGGGACCCTCTTCGCCGTCACGCTGCAAGGAGATTCATGGCTCTCGGTTTTACGTTCTCTGTGGCTCGGTTATGATTTTCAAGTGAATGGACAAGTATTGCTCCACGGCGGAGGTATCTGGCCGATGTTCAACGAGGTTTTACTGATTGTCGCGGCGGGGGCTTTAAACGGGGTCATGGAGGAAAGTGGTATGTTACATACGATCCTTGATTCGTTACTGCAGCGCATCCGCTCGAAAAGCGGATTGATCGGCGTGACTGTCTTACTAAGTATCTCTATGTCATTACTGGCATGCAATCAGTCATTATCCGTGATTGTGCCGGGACGAACTCTTCGTTCCACATTTGAGAAGCTGGGAGTTCCTCTTCGTTATTTGGTGAGAAGTTTAGCAGACTCGGGTGTCGTCGTTTCGCCGCTGATCCCTTGGAATTTACATGGCATCCTCTGTTCTACGGCTATGGGTATACCAACACTCGTTTACTTCCCGTATGCTTTCTTTTTGTGGGGATTGCCCATCATAACCCTTCTGCTCGCCTTTCGGCCAAGAAGGTGTCCTTCAAATGATGTCGGAATGAGCAATTGATATGAGGTGTGATTCCCCATTTCAAGAGTACTCAGTACTTCCCAAGCGGCCATCGAGGTTTCCCATCTTCGTAAAGGTACGGCAAGCAAGTCGCGGTTAGGGATGTCAGTTTTACTGTAGAGGAAGGGGATCGATGGGGGGAAATAAACTTTGCGATCGTCTCCGATTAAAGGTCGAAATCCGTGAACAGATGGCGGAACACCTCGACGTGTGCGAGGATTGCAGGAAAGAATAAGAAGAAATTCGGTTTCTTGACAACATCCTATTCTCGGCATTGTCAATGGAATTATTGCCTCCGGGTTTGACAGAGGAAATTCTACGGCGTACGGACCTGATACGGGAAAACCTCCCCGAAAGGGATTTGGTCCGGAGGGATCTTCTGCCGGGAATTTTGGGAAGCGGTATGGTTTCGGTGTTGACCCTGCTTTTGGTGGGGATCTTCTGATTCGGTTTTTTTGGAACTATCCGGGATGCTTGATCCCTTGGGGGATGCGACCATTCCATAGTTTCTGCAACCAGTGGCCGGTTTGTGGGAGGTCTCCCTCCCCGTTTGGGAAAGCATGGGTGCGAAAAAGTCTCTGGATGCTTTGGGACCATGGATTCAATGGAGGGCTTCTTTGACACCGATCGGTGAGTTGGGATTTGCGATCATTTGTTTGATGGTTACAGTCCCTTTCTGGTGAAGGACGGTCAAGGCAACCTATCACGCAAATAAGGAGGGAATATTGTGAATCGATGGATTTCAGGGTTGTTGATCCTTGTTTTGGCGGCCGGTTTATTGTTGGGGTTCAGTTTCTTGGAGCGGGGCTCGTTGGCTCATCATGTGTTTGGAACAGTAGCCCCGCATGGGGACGGTTCCTTCGGTTGGCACGGTTGGACGGGAAAGCACGGCATGCCGGGTGAAGGCATGAAGAATTCGTATTTCCATGGACACGCGGCCGGGGATTGGAATCACGGAAGAAGGGGAGGAATGGGCTCCGTGGCCGCGTGGATTCCCACATTGATCGGAATTATCTCCCTGGTGGTACTCGCTGATACGTTTTTGCGGCGGGAAATGGACCAGACACAGGAACAAGTGACGACGGCTCCATGGAAATCGCTTTGGATGGGTTTTTTGACGGTGTTGATTACCGCGGCAGTGTCGTTTTTGCTTGGCATATCCATCGTGGGGATTCCGGTCGTCTTGGCTCTCATGGTGGTCCTGATGATTGCGACCGGCATCGGATTCACCACCTTGGCGGTCCATGTCGGAACCCTCGTTTCGGATCGCTTGAACTGGTTGACTGATGCACGCTGGAAAACACTGATTCTGGGGGCTGTTTTGTTGGCCCACCTGGCTTGGGTTCCGGCGGTGGGGTGGTTGGTACTTACGGGTATCTTTCTGACCGGCTTGGGTGGAGTAATGATGCATTGGGTTCCGCGCTTGAGGGAACGATGGAGAACATGGCGTGAAAAACGGAGGAACCACTGAAAAAAGGGGCAGTTGGTTCCTGAGAACCACCATAGGTTTTATTTCTGACACAATGGCCTTTTGATACATTGGTAAATAGGATTGGACGCCATTTTGTGGATTTTACAGAAACTGCTGCCTAAAAGCCCACGGCGCCCATCGGAAGTGCCCTTGGGGTATTTTAATCGTGGATGAAAGGCGGCGTTGCTCGGAATCCCCCTTGTGGGGATAGCAAGAGCAACTTGTCTATAGTATAATCGAACGTATGAGCGGTGCTCATCCCACTGGTTATGGGTTCCGTTCCTTGAAAACGTTATGGTATGGGGTTCCAGCGGCGAACCAGTCTCTCCCGCTGGGTA
This window contains:
- a CDS encoding cobyrinate a,c-diamide synthase, with protein sequence MKEHRPRIVIAGTGSGVGKTTITLGLMAALRRRNMTVQGFKAGPDYIDPTYHTALTGRLSRNLDVWMMPRNRVREIFLRGSEGADLSVVEGVMGLYDGKDPLSDTGSTADIAILLQSPVVLVVDIHSMARSVAAIVMGFQQLNPEVAIRGVIVNKAGSEGHYRLAKAAIEQECGIPVLGWIPRHAELDIPERHLGLIPAVERGELQPLFERLADVIEQGVDLDTLLSLADEAPAMAWPEERLFVPVAVVEGERPVIAVARDAAFHFYYPENLELLTLAGADLLFFSPLAGETVPEEADGLMIGGGFPEEFVTELAQAEDVKDSIRRKIAAGLPTFAECGGYMYLCESIIDRQGREHPMIGVIPAKVTMRDRLTALGYREVTALSDSVLLKKGEKARGHEFHYSALTPETEDYPRAYACEGRFGTRLEGYVRGNVLAGYVHLHFASRPEMVRRWLSICREYGKRRGGV
- the cobO gene encoding cob(I)yrinic acid a,c-diamide adenosyltransferase, with the protein product MDPGTGTLVPKTRKGLTLVYTGEGKGKTTAALGLVLRAVGRGMKTTVLQFIKSPQRTYGEQIALERLGVPIRQLGVGFTWTRTPEEHRAALETAWQTAKQTVMSGKYDLVILDEINNALAIQKFPIEDVLPLHEVLEVIEHRPSHVHLVLTGRHAHPEVICRADLVSEIHAVKHYYDEGIPAVKGIEF
- a CDS encoding cobyric acid synthase, translated to MAKAIMLQGTGSDVGKSVLCTAFCRYFFEEGYRVAPFKSQNMALNSAITADGGEIGRAQGVQAEAAGIEPTVHMNPILLKPKGDMVSEVIVHGRHYADMEADAYRGSVLEKALPAVRRSLSILSEAYEVLVIEGAGSPAEINLKDRDIANMRVAELADAPVILVGDIERGGVFASLVGTLELLDPDERARVKGFIINKFRGKRELLDPGIEWLERRTGIPVLGVVPYLETGIDPEDSLSLESLRLKMPASREFVDITVIGLPRISNFTDFLPLADAPDVRLRYVRSAKELGEPDAVILPGTKNTVEDLAWLRASGLAESIQLLRNQEVEIVGICGGYQMLGHSLHDPDGVESHPGIHPGLGMLDIRTHFISDKRTVRASGEILIEWAGGVSVSGYEIHMGRTERGTDASPVLQWSDGRMDGAVSADGSVWGTYLHGLFDNVPFTHAWINRLRRKKGLPPRSKEHLGRRADRDAMYARLSRWIREYVDMERVKQIIGL
- a CDS encoding MerR family transcriptional regulator, with translation MSLHEAARRLNLNYRTVRLLLSKYLDIAPKINSVGRFELTERDFNRLRLHYMKLVLQGTWSSKPSCDVYHG
- a CDS encoding Na+/H+ antiporter NhaC family protein gives rise to the protein MSLHEEKTDKKNRTVPFSLSTVPFLVSIVGLIAALKFIKIPLYSGLMAGWLTAVVISLFHGGTFRSVVRATSQGMKSTFFVVAILLLIAGIISVWLASGTVPAMICYGIQLIHPKFLVVTAFLLATVSSMALGSSVATLSTMGIAIAGIAQVFNLSPALIGGALISGAMVGDRTSPVSGTFHLVAHMTETKAEDNYKPMWQTGIPMIVLCILLFFYLGYGKASGSLHPMSHPLLKELILHFQMPWYVLIPPILVLILAMFRVSILLNLGIGIVLGTLFAVTLQGDSWLSVLRSLWLGYDFQVNGQVLLHGGGIWPMFNEVLLIVAAGALNGVMEESGMLHTILDSLLQRIRSKSGLIGVTVLLSISMSLLACNQSLSVIVPGRTLRSTFEKLGVPLRYLVRSLADSGVVVSPLIPWNLHGILCSTAMGIPTLVYFPYAFFLWGLPIITLLLAFRPRRCPSNDVGMSN